A window of Gambusia affinis linkage group LG03, SWU_Gaff_1.0, whole genome shotgun sequence genomic DNA:
AGCGGATGAGGTTCATCAGCTGTACTTTGATGCCTGGTTCATCACCAAACCCTCCGACGCTTTGGTCCACTCCCCAGCCGACTAACCGAGAgcgaaaacaaacaaacacaaatatataatTCAGTTACATTCTGATATACTCATTAGCCTGTGATTTGGGAAGTTAGCATAAGCTAACAAATCGGCTATTAGTTCAGTAGTTCTGAATGACTCGAGGAATTTACAACCTAGCTTACTTTTACTGAGGAACCTTTCTTCGTGTAACACAGCGACAGCGTTTATACACAGGATAGCTGCTTGAATGAGAGAGTACAGCGTAAATGCCATGATAAGACTACAGCAGCTAACTGCAGGCTAGCTGAAGCTATTTACCTATGACGCGGAGTACGGTGGCCGAGGATGGGAAAATGTGTCCGATTGGTCGAAGTCCGCACTCCTTTTATTGTTATAATACATAGAATCAAGCTTCGTTCATATTCTGTCAAAATAAAGGCTCCTTTTAATTACAATACTTTGCAGAaatactcattttattttgtgtaatgtAGAGCatcattaaaggggcagtagaatgtaaaatcaactttaaaaaaaaataactttacatgttatgtttttccctcattaaaaacaaacctgaagtgttttttgagaaatcctttaatctccatggcaaccattcagctgtggaaaaacacctggttggacAAAGCTCCGCCTTTaagacacagctcctcctctaCGGTGCTATTTCCGAGCTTCAGCCTCACATAGCAGCTCTTCCCCTGCCACTCCCCAACTGAGTTCAGattagccagcaacaattagacaccaagcagagtttcagaaggagcaggagtttcttaaagagacagaggcccaatttcaaagagctaaattacaatgtcaaatttctttgaagtaACATTTGACATGAATTGCATCTTTATaaacaactgaaggtaagaTTCtcaattgtgctataaaatgggaTTATGTGACCTAGAATATACACAAAACTGCCCCTTTgcatattaaaacttttttattatttttttaacaaaaacagacaggttcatgagaataaaaatctttattagtGTTTTATGAAGTCTGCATAATATGCCACACGCCTGAGAAGCTCATGgtcaagaaacaaaaagaaaaaacaaaaaaagggaaaaataaaaaattgctctATCGATACCGCCCGCTTTTGGTAAAACAACTGCGACGTCTACAGTACTGActggtttgcaaaaaaaaaaaaaaaaaaaaaaaaagattactgtTAAATACACACATAATGTACTACTTTTATGCTTATGCACATCTGGTCCACGTCAg
This region includes:
- the LOC122828857 gene encoding immediate early response 3-interacting protein 1-like, which codes for MAFTLYSLIQAAILCINAVAVLHEERFLSKIGWGVDQSVGGFGDEPGIKVQLMNLIRSVRTVMRVPLIGVNSVCIVLLLLFG